The DNA segment GAGAACCATAATGCTTCCACTGAAAAATACGGTTTTCTTCAAAACTCATATAAATAGCAATTAAGACTATGGAACAAGATAGAAAAAtggtaaaagataaaaataataaaattgttttatttacacTGACAAATTATGTAAATATGCATAGTGATAATGGATGCACATTTAATTCACTCTGTACCGTtaaaatggggttttaccatcccATTTAACTCATTCAACATATAAAATctattatatattcataatagTAATGGaggaggctgggtatggtggctcacacctgtaaccccagcactttgggaggttaaggcgggcagattacctgaggtcaggagttcgagaccagcctggccaacataatgaaaccccatctctacttaaaaaaaaaaaaaaaaaaaaaaaaagaaatacgaaaattagccgggcatggtggcgcacacctgcaatcccagaaacTCAGGAGGCtctggcaggagaatcgcttggacccaggaggcagagggtgcagtaagctgaaatcgcatcactgcacttcagcctgggcaacaaagcaagactctgctcaaaacaaacaaacaaaaagtaggcAGTTATTAGACAAAATGGCATAATCTCTGTAGGCCAAAAGGAATTATTCAAAATTCTCCACTTACATCCAAACTGAAACTTACAGAATCTCACACTGAACTCTGTGACTTTTCCCTAACATACTGGGTTCAGATACACACCATCAACCTTCTCCGCACAGAAACCACCCCtgtaatggccaggcacagtggctcacacctgtaatcccagcactttgggaggctgaggcaggcagatcacctgaggtcaggagttcgagaccagcctggccaacatggtgaaaccccatctctactaaaaatacaaaaattagttaggcatggtgacacacgcttttgttcccagctactcgggaggctgaagtgggaggataacttgaacctgggaagcaaagactgcagtgagacaagatcacgccactgcactcaagcctggatgacacagtgagactctgtgtccaaaaaaaaaaaaaaaaaaaatcccttgtgagacacatacatacatacatatacagccAAGGGCCCAGGACTAGAAAAggatatagaaatgaaaaattttatttggaaGGTGCTATAATTTGGGGGTAAGATTCTTtctcagttaatttttattaatactattaaaatatttgtgcAGCAAATAGCAAAAAAGAAACCGAACAGTCTCTCAATCACAACTGTATTTACATTCATTCACAACCATTAAAACAGGAGACAGGTTTACATACTTCTTCTTTAGTCAAGTGTTGTTCTCGCATTACATCCATGTAAGTCCTAGCATTCATTTTAGGATCAGGGGTCTTCCCTCCTGCAGAAAAGAACAGCAACAGGAAAAgagtacaataaataaaaaataatcaggtTCAACTGATTTATCTGCCCTGCTCTATATATTATGTTATTCCataatcatttaaattattttttgatggaaaactttaataattatacatcttactttttattgagtttgCTGATCAATTTAACCTGTTTGAACACAAACATCTACAGcagtttaaaacaaatattttaatgcatataaaaacaaaatgacagcACAGTTTAGAGTCTTCAGAAGTGATGGGTTCCTGGGTTGCTAATCCGGAATACGTACACTTTCGTGCCTTTGTCTCCATCAGCAGTTCTGACTTCAAGCAGCAGAATAGAAGCCTAGAAAATTATCTCTTTACCATTAGTAACACTTTGGAAAGATATTTATATTCAAAACATTACCTGTTGCAAGCTGTTAAAATCCTGACTACAAATAACTATGACTAGGTAAGTTCTTCATACAGTGTTCTAAAACAATTGTAGTTtagaaaatctgattttaaaaatatacctataATCTTATTCTGATGTCACATTACTAAAAAGGGCTTCGTGCTTTTAGTTTTGTTGAcccagaaaacatatttttatttcttagaaagCATAAATTAAAACTGGAaacatattactttaaatatattacttcTACCAGTTATTATGATGCACACAGAAGCAACGTGGTGTACAGAGATGTGTCAGTCTCTTGGTTAAAGTTTCAGTATTTGCTTTTCAAACTTCAAAATATCTTACAGAAGCCCAAACAGTATATAACAAGATTCACAGAGGCACACTATGCTTTAGAAATGTGGTAACTAGCTATACAAGTAGTATAGCATCacaatttaggaaaaaataataaaattctaagaCATTTCCTATGCTGAAGATCATGCCCAATTGGTAGTGTCATTCTTTCTGACACTAGCTCTGATAAGACTTCCTTTGGAATACTTTTTCACCATAATCTAGAGAGGATGTGTTGAACTGCACCCTTAAGAATGCAGACAGGACTGGCATATAGCAGTACTGCTGTAGGAAAGAAATTAAGGACAGTTAGTATGGGCCTGTGAATTCTGGCATACATGTTTAAATCAATTACAATTATGCAAGTAAAAAAAGAATATCCCTACTAATTCATGCAGGCTGAAAGTCTAGTATGTAAACCTGCAGcagaatctaattttaagaaacagGCACCTAATTTTGATTGTGAAACTCACTCACCTGAGGAAAGCTTCCATCAGGCTCACTATGCCCCTTGTGCTTACTTGCACACTAAAATTAGCAAAACAGACTCCaactattaaaaatatcaaattcttTGTATACATActtttgttttaactttaagTATGCTTAGAGCAAAGTAGGTGCCTTTACTAAGCTATACTTAGAGCACTATGCGGGGAGCTCTAGTGTGAGAAACAGTTTCTCAAGGGTAACAATCCTAAAAATCTAGGATTTGGAATGAAAACTTTCaataatttgaaagtattttGAGCAGAAAAACACATTTGTTCCAAGTATAGAAAGCGTAcccaaaacaaaagtaaaagtaaaacctTTAACCCTTTGCGTTTCTATGGCattggctcatttttttcttgtccttCTACCTGGAAAGAAAACTTGCATTATAAAGATGAAGAATATGGCATCTGTGACTTCAACCACATCTATACAAATCTATAGTAAgggggatttttaaaaagaaaagcaaattcagAAGCAtgccaaaaaaaatcaaagggcTAAAGACAActtaatacaaataaatttctGAATACTTATAGAAAAGTGGGAAAGAATTACCATCTGCAAAAGGATCAAGACGTTCTGGGGAAATTATCATGGTCCGCCTATGCTTTTTGTATTCATCTTCCCGGTCTGCAATCTTCGGAGGTCGGTGCTCAGCAAATGGATCATACTGAAAAGAGGTATGTCTCACTTAATATCcactttattaaaataacaaagcagagtatcataaacaaaaatcagaacACTGTAAAGCACAAATGTTTAATACATGCCTACTAATATTCTGTACTGTGTCACAGataaatgttaatataaaaaaataaggcACATGGAAACAAGGTAATATACATATCCACATTTCCATAGTTCAATGCTTCATTAAATGATtacagccaggcatgatggcctgTGTgtataatctcaactacttgggaggttgagacaggaggaatgcttgagcccaggagtttgggatcagCCTGAGCAAGGCAGCAagaccttgtgtcaaaaaaaaaaaagattacaccTTTACAAAATaagttattatttataattatcctTAAAGTATCCTAAAATTTATAGGTTTCTATGGGAACTCAGACATTCACTTTTCTTTAGCTGAATAAACtatgcttttaaaatgaaaggtCACCTGTTCTGTTGACTGTGGTATATCATTAAGCAATGCCACAGGGGCATGATATCCTGGCTTCTTCTGACCAAGCAAACTTGTAGATGATGAATAGTCATCGTCATCCTGCAATGAAAACCCCCCCCAAAAAGCCATAAACAAAATGTTAGaacttaaaaattagaaagaatatgCAAAGATTCAACATGAAATCAAAAGATCTATTGACAGTGTGATGTCTAAGTCCTCCTTCATAAAACTTAGAGAAACAATTGGTTTTCTTTCACCTCAAAAACCTATTCAATTCGGTAAAGttatctttacttttaaaatgattaagCAAGGAATATTTTCTATAGATGTCAATTAAGATAAAGTAGGTATGGACTAGAAAAACCtgtgcatttaattttttcacaGAAGACAAAAAGTTTTTTCAATTTGATAACTACAGCTTATTTTAGAAGTTTCTACTTTCTTAACTCATGTTTTTTAACACAATTTAACAATCatagaaacaaatatttaattttaaatgtatttgcccCTAGTAGTATGTTTAAACAGAACAATGTTATACTGTTACTTTTCTAGTATAAAAAGTACAactgtttgggaggccaaggtgggagaatggcttgagtgtaggagttttgagactagcctaggcgacagagaccCAGTTGGGCaaggtgactcacatctgtaatctcaacactttgggaggccaaggagagggactaattgagcccaggagttcaagaccagcctgggcaacatgatgaaactctgtctctaccaaaaaaatacaaaaattagccaggcatggtggtgtgcatatgtagtcccagctactcaggaggctgaggtgggaaaattgcttgaactcgggaggcgaaggctgcagtgaggcatgatctgGCCACTgccttcagtctgggcaacagagcaagactttgtctccaaaaaacaaaaccacatacatagtgagatctcatgtctactgtaataaaaataaataaaaaataaaagtgcaacACAGGGTAATTCTCCAGATCTTAACACctcacttattttatttaaagataaagtGACAATTTCCCCCTCAGCTTCTGAAACATATAGCTATCACTTTCTTTTACAATTAGGGTATGAGACCCCCAAATAAAGCACTAACTAGTCCACGACTGGCTTCTAGAAATTTCACCTTTTGGGACTTTTAAatttctctcaagaaaaaaaaaagaggaagagagagcccACTATAAAGTAAAATGTGActtgaatttcttaaaaataaccaGTTtggcaccgcatgttctcactcataggtgggaattgaacaatgagaacacctggacacaggatggggaccatcacacaccggggcctgccatggggtggggggaggggggagggatagcattaggagatatacctaatgtaaatgacgagttaatgggtgcagcacaccaatatggcaaatgtatacatatgtaacctgcacgttgtgcacatgtaccctagaatttaaagtataatgataaaaagaaatacacatcacctatccaaaaattaaaaaaaataaaaaataaccgggtgcggtggctcacgcctgtaatcccagcactctgggaggctgaggcaggtggatcaagagctcaggagatcgagaccatcctggctaatacggtgaaaccccatctctactaaaaatacaaaaaattagctggacatggtagcaggcatctgtagtcccagctactagggaggctgaggcaggagaatgctatgaaccctggaggcggagcatgcagtaagccgagattgcaccactgcattccagcctgggcaacagagtgagacggaaaaaagaaaaaccagtttGATAATCTATATACATAAAGTTTATCTGTAACTGAATCACCAAATTTGGAGTTTGGAATGGTCTGATAAAATACAAGCTACCTGGAATAC comes from the Symphalangus syndactylus isolate Jambi chromosome 8, NHGRI_mSymSyn1-v2.1_pri, whole genome shotgun sequence genome and includes:
- the SF3B1 gene encoding splicing factor 3B subunit 1 isoform X3; the protein is MAKIAKTHEDIEAQIREIQGKKAALDEAQGVGLDSTGYYDQEIYGGSDSRFAGYVTSIAATELEDDDDDYSSSTSLLGQKKPGYHAPVALLNDIPQSTEQYDPFAEHRPPKIADREDEYKKHRRTMIISPERLDPFADGFYSAA